From a single Gemmatimonadota bacterium genomic region:
- a CDS encoding MBL fold metallo-hydrolase: MAYRTLEDFFGDIVGKARRGQGISESELAQQVGLSVRQIGQIESYDLTPDDQAVCRLADALHLDGEKLVEVARGWVPTKGNAAFEDENIRVDRLILDAGMTVNCYVLTCKASGKGAVIDPGGQAELILDAIADIQVTHILLTHGHGDHVGALEAVADATQAQVCGCERDFTLMGGRSRRVTERVDEGWQTAIGELDIDTVSLPGHTGGGIGYYTAPVFFSGDALFAGSLGGARGDAYRGQIQAVRAKVFSLPGETTIFPGHGPITSVAQELAHNPYFV; encoded by the coding sequence ATGGCTTATCGCACATTGGAAGATTTTTTTGGTGATATTGTGGGGAAAGCGCGTCGAGGACAGGGGATTTCGGAATCGGAACTGGCGCAACAGGTGGGGCTTAGTGTTCGACAAATTGGACAAATAGAATCGTACGATCTGACGCCCGATGATCAGGCCGTTTGCCGACTTGCAGACGCACTTCATCTCGATGGCGAAAAATTGGTGGAGGTGGCGCGTGGCTGGGTGCCAACAAAGGGCAATGCGGCGTTTGAAGATGAGAATATACGGGTTGACCGATTGATTCTCGATGCGGGTATGACGGTGAATTGTTATGTACTAACATGTAAGGCGTCGGGCAAAGGAGCTGTGATTGATCCCGGTGGTCAGGCAGAGTTGATTTTGGATGCGATTGCCGATATACAGGTGACGCACATTTTGCTCACACACGGGCACGGCGATCACGTTGGGGCACTCGAAGCAGTTGCCGATGCGACACAGGCGCAGGTATGTGGTTGCGAGCGCGATTTTACTTTGATGGGCGGGCGCAGCAGGCGGGTGACGGAACGCGTGGATGAAGGGTGGCAAACAGCGATTGGCGAGCTCGATATTGATACGGTGAGTTTGCCCGGGCACACGGGCGGTGGTATTGGGTATTATACCGCACCTGTGTTTTTTTCGGGCGATGCGCTATTTGCGGGTTCTCTGGGAGGGGCGAGGGGAGATGCCTACCGAGGGCAAATCCAGGCCGTGCGTGCGAAGGTGTTCTCTCTACCGGGAGAAACGACGATTTTTCCCGGTCATGGTCCGATTACGTCTGTAGCGCAAGAACTGGCGCACAATCCCTATTTTGTTTGA
- the rpiA gene encoding ribose-5-phosphate isomerase RpiA: MNPKQLSGERAAEYVEDGMIVGLGTGSTAFFAIQKLGQRIAEGLDICGIPTSEQSRIQAESENIPLTDFGKVPRIDLTIDGADEFDPDFNLIKGGGGALLREKIVASLSDREIIVADESKPVAHLGAFPLPVEVIPFGWQAIQGLLADLGCHPTLRNAQDNTPFVTDNGNYIIDCDFGRIDDPPALEAKINALCGVVECGLFIGLTDRIIIGKTDGTIEERTKEARIDE, from the coding sequence ATTAACCCCAAGCAATTATCAGGAGAACGAGCAGCCGAATATGTCGAAGATGGCATGATCGTCGGTCTGGGCACGGGATCAACGGCTTTTTTTGCAATTCAAAAGCTCGGCCAGCGCATCGCGGAAGGACTCGATATATGCGGCATACCCACCTCAGAGCAATCGCGCATTCAGGCGGAATCGGAAAATATCCCACTCACCGACTTCGGCAAAGTTCCCCGCATTGACCTGACCATTGACGGCGCGGATGAATTCGACCCGGACTTTAACCTCATAAAAGGTGGCGGCGGCGCGCTGTTGCGAGAAAAAATCGTCGCCTCTCTATCCGACAGAGAAATCATCGTCGCCGACGAATCCAAACCCGTGGCGCACCTGGGCGCTTTTCCCCTGCCCGTCGAGGTCATTCCATTTGGCTGGCAAGCCATACAAGGCCTGCTCGCGGACCTGGGGTGTCATCCCACACTTCGCAACGCGCAGGACAACACGCCTTTTGTCACAGACAACGGCAATTACATCATCGATTGCGATTTTGGTCGCATTGACGACCCGCCCGCGCTCGAAGCAAAAATCAACGCCTTGTGCGGCGTGGTCGAATGCGGTCTTTTTATTGGCCTGACGGATCGCATCATCATCGGCAAAACAGATGGCACAATCGAAGAACGAACTAAAGAAGCGCGAATAGACGAATAG